A single Streptomyces sannanensis DNA region contains:
- a CDS encoding TauD/TfdA dioxygenase family protein — MPQTVHKREGAPALVRPGVLRTTIKAEPLTCTIGAELSGVNLADAARDDDLFAEIKALLLIHKVLFLRDQDITRAEHVALASRFGPLEDHPVVGSDPDHPGLVRIYKDLDSKPEHYENALHCDGTWRECPPMGAVLRCVETPEVGGDTIWVNMAEAHRRLPEHIKKQIAGLRARHSIEASFGAVMPMEQRHRLKAQYPDAEHPVVRTHPETGERVLFVNAFTTHFVNFHTPQNVRFGQDHAPGAGNLLNYLISQAAVPEYQVRWRWQRNSFAIWDNRSTQHYAVQDYWPAVRKMERAGIVGDRPF, encoded by the coding sequence ATGCCCCAGACCGTCCACAAGAGGGAAGGCGCGCCCGCTCTGGTGCGCCCGGGCGTCCTCCGCACCACGATCAAGGCTGAGCCGCTGACCTGCACCATCGGCGCCGAACTGTCCGGCGTGAACCTTGCCGACGCCGCGCGCGACGACGACCTGTTCGCCGAGATCAAGGCACTGCTGCTCATACACAAGGTCCTGTTCCTGCGCGACCAGGACATCACCCGTGCCGAGCACGTCGCCCTCGCCTCGCGCTTCGGTCCGCTGGAGGACCACCCGGTGGTCGGCAGCGACCCGGATCACCCGGGGCTGGTCCGTATCTACAAGGACCTGGACAGCAAGCCCGAGCACTACGAGAACGCCCTTCACTGCGACGGGACCTGGCGCGAGTGCCCGCCGATGGGCGCCGTACTGCGCTGCGTCGAGACGCCCGAGGTGGGCGGCGACACGATCTGGGTCAACATGGCCGAGGCCCACCGCAGGCTGCCCGAGCACATCAAGAAGCAGATCGCGGGCCTGCGCGCACGGCACAGCATTGAGGCGAGCTTCGGCGCCGTCATGCCGATGGAGCAGCGCCACCGGCTCAAGGCACAGTACCCGGACGCGGAGCACCCGGTGGTGCGCACCCACCCCGAGACCGGCGAACGGGTCCTTTTCGTCAACGCGTTCACCACGCACTTCGTCAACTTCCACACGCCGCAGAACGTGCGCTTCGGCCAGGACCACGCGCCCGGCGCCGGCAACCTCCTGAACTACCTGATCAGCCAGGCCGCCGTTCCCGAATACCAGGTGCGCTGGCGCTGGCAGAGGAACAGCTTCGCCATCTGGGACAACCGCTCCACGCAGCACTACGCCGTCCAGGACTACTGGCCCGCCGTCCGCAAGATGGAGCGCGCCGGAATCGTCGGTGACCGACCGTTCTGA
- a CDS encoding quinone oxidoreductase gives MAHAIRFHETGGPDVLRWEEVTVGEPGPGEVRIRHAAVGLNFADTYFRTGLYPAPLPSGLGVEASGVIEAVGDGVTHVAEGDRVTYTGSPLGAYSTARVMPAESLIKLPEEISCETAAAMTMRGLTSAYLLRRIHPLKSGDTVLLHAAAGGVGLIFSQWAKLLGITVIGTVSTEEKAEIARAHGCDHIVYYRRENVAERVRELTDGKGVPVVFDSIGKDTIAGSMASLQRRGLLVCFGTSSGVPPLDAMQLVMHGSLFVTRPALADYIAEPAERDALAGELFGHVASGRIKIEINQRYDLKDAPQAHRDLEAGRTTGSSVFTL, from the coding sequence ATGGCACACGCCATTCGCTTCCACGAAACCGGCGGCCCCGACGTCCTGCGGTGGGAAGAGGTCACCGTCGGCGAACCGGGCCCGGGTGAGGTACGGATCCGGCACGCCGCTGTCGGACTCAACTTCGCCGACACCTACTTCCGTACCGGCCTGTACCCGGCGCCGCTGCCCTCGGGACTCGGTGTGGAGGCCTCGGGAGTGATCGAGGCCGTGGGCGATGGCGTGACGCATGTCGCCGAGGGCGACCGGGTGACCTACACCGGCAGCCCGCTGGGGGCCTACAGCACAGCGCGGGTCATGCCCGCCGAGTCGTTGATCAAGCTGCCGGAGGAGATCAGCTGCGAGACCGCCGCGGCGATGACCATGCGCGGCCTCACCTCGGCCTATCTGCTGCGCCGGATCCACCCGCTGAAGTCCGGCGACACCGTGCTGCTCCACGCTGCGGCCGGCGGCGTCGGCCTGATCTTCTCCCAGTGGGCAAAGCTGCTCGGCATCACGGTGATCGGCACGGTCTCCACCGAGGAGAAGGCCGAGATCGCCCGCGCCCACGGTTGCGATCACATCGTCTACTACCGGCGCGAGAACGTGGCCGAGCGAGTGCGCGAGCTGACCGACGGCAAGGGCGTCCCGGTCGTCTTCGACAGCATCGGCAAGGACACCATCGCCGGGTCCATGGCTTCGCTGCAGCGCCGCGGCCTGCTGGTGTGCTTCGGTACGTCCTCCGGGGTGCCGCCGCTCGATGCCATGCAGCTGGTCATGCACGGCTCGTTGTTCGTGACCCGGCCGGCGCTGGCCGACTACATCGCGGAGCCCGCCGAGCGGGACGCCCTGGCAGGCGAGCTGTTCGGGCATGTCGCGTCCGGCCGCATCAAGATCGAGATCAACCAGCGCTACGACCTCAAGGACGCACCCCAGGCACATCGCGATCTTGAAGCGGGACGGACCACGGGATCCTCCGTCTTCACCCTGTGA
- a CDS encoding 3-keto-5-aminohexanoate cleavage protein, translating into MHFFDDSLYPENQEKLVIQAAPYGPEWLPGDADDLPVTMDEHVQAAVDCYNAGATVLHIHVRELDGHGSKRISMFNELMARLREAVPDMVLQIGGSISFAPEDEGADAKWLSYDTRHMLAEIDPRPDQVTIAINTNQMNIVEIFDDEDIEGTSISKAAYYKAYRDMVVEAGPDFYLEHLKRLRANDIQPHFQLANMAQLETVERLIRKGVYSGPLVLNYVAIGGGFAGRHPADLIEFIRRVPDGAVLTIEASMRAVAPMNAIGIALGAHVRVGNEDNLWRRKGERMSSVEQVEQMVRIADALGREIATGQEAKKIYKIGEWYEGADETLDRLGMVPNRRPGRRGFMLRDVKS; encoded by the coding sequence ATGCATTTCTTCGACGACTCCCTGTATCCGGAGAACCAGGAGAAGCTGGTCATCCAGGCCGCGCCCTACGGGCCGGAGTGGCTGCCCGGTGATGCCGACGACCTCCCGGTCACCATGGACGAACATGTGCAGGCGGCGGTCGACTGCTACAACGCCGGTGCCACGGTGCTGCACATCCATGTGCGCGAGCTGGACGGCCACGGCTCCAAGCGCATCTCCATGTTCAACGAGCTGATGGCCCGGTTGCGCGAGGCCGTGCCCGACATGGTCCTGCAGATAGGCGGGTCCATCTCCTTCGCCCCCGAGGACGAGGGCGCCGACGCCAAGTGGCTCAGCTACGACACCCGCCACATGCTGGCCGAGATCGACCCCCGGCCGGACCAGGTGACGATCGCGATCAACACCAACCAGATGAACATCGTCGAGATCTTCGACGACGAGGACATCGAGGGCACCTCGATCTCCAAGGCGGCGTACTACAAGGCCTACCGCGACATGGTGGTCGAGGCCGGGCCGGACTTCTACCTCGAGCACCTCAAGCGGCTCCGCGCCAACGACATCCAGCCGCACTTCCAACTCGCCAACATGGCCCAACTGGAGACGGTCGAACGGCTGATCCGCAAGGGTGTCTACAGCGGGCCGCTGGTGCTCAACTACGTCGCCATCGGAGGCGGGTTCGCCGGACGGCACCCGGCCGACCTGATCGAGTTCATCCGCCGCGTCCCGGACGGCGCCGTCCTCACCATTGAGGCCTCCATGCGCGCGGTGGCGCCGATGAACGCGATTGGCATCGCCCTGGGTGCGCATGTGCGGGTGGGCAACGAGGACAACCTGTGGCGGCGCAAGGGCGAGCGGATGTCCTCCGTCGAGCAGGTCGAGCAGATGGTCCGGATCGCCGATGCGCTCGGCCGTGAGATCGCCACCGGGCAGGAGGCGAAGAAGATCTACAAGATCGGCGAATGGTACGAGGGCGCCGACGAGACCCTGGACCGGCTCGGCATGGTGCCCAACCGCCGTCCCGGCCGGCGCGGCTTTATGCTGCGCGACGTCAAGAGCTGA
- a CDS encoding AraC family transcriptional regulator: MKPLVRNAALNSYVELSQSLGIDPRVLMKRVGLDPIGLAIQDRWISGVAVAQLLELSAATSHQEDFGLLLAERRRFSNLGPISLVIREEPDVRSAVELLIRHEHMYNEMLRSRLSEANGLATLKVGLELSEAMAARQAMELAVGAFHRVLRSFLGTRWQPVSVCFTHSAPADPATHRRIFGPVVEFDREFNGIVFYASDLNAPNTMSDPLLRTYARQYFDAIAVSRDTTVLDRVRDLIEVLLPTGRCSIEQVACSLGVDRRTVHRHLAASGETFSSVLNATRTQLAEQLVANPRRSLTEISGLLGFSAPSAFSRWFSERFGCSPRQWRVQRTQEQPFVGD, translated from the coding sequence ATGAAGCCCCTTGTCCGCAATGCAGCGCTGAACAGCTACGTCGAGCTCAGCCAGTCGCTCGGCATCGACCCGCGGGTCCTGATGAAGCGGGTGGGCCTGGATCCCATCGGCCTCGCGATCCAGGACAGATGGATCTCCGGCGTGGCCGTGGCTCAGCTGCTCGAGCTTTCGGCGGCGACCTCACACCAGGAGGACTTCGGCCTGCTCCTGGCCGAGCGCCGCCGCTTCTCCAACCTCGGCCCCATCAGCCTGGTCATACGTGAGGAGCCCGATGTCCGCAGCGCGGTCGAGCTCCTCATCCGCCATGAGCACATGTACAACGAGATGCTTCGCAGTCGGCTCTCCGAGGCGAACGGCCTGGCCACCCTCAAGGTGGGCCTGGAACTGAGTGAGGCCATGGCGGCCCGCCAGGCCATGGAGCTGGCCGTGGGCGCCTTTCACCGGGTCCTGCGCAGCTTCCTCGGTACTCGGTGGCAGCCGGTGTCCGTGTGTTTCACACACAGTGCTCCGGCGGATCCCGCTACCCACCGGAGGATCTTCGGTCCCGTAGTGGAATTCGACCGGGAATTCAACGGGATCGTCTTCTATGCCAGTGATCTCAACGCCCCCAACACCATGTCGGACCCACTGCTCCGGACCTACGCGCGGCAGTATTTCGACGCCATCGCGGTTTCGAGGGACACGACTGTGCTGGACCGCGTACGCGACCTGATCGAGGTGTTGCTGCCGACCGGGCGCTGTTCGATCGAGCAGGTCGCGTGCAGCCTCGGCGTCGACCGGAGAACCGTGCACCGGCACCTGGCGGCCTCGGGCGAGACGTTCTCCTCCGTCCTCAACGCGACGCGTACCCAGCTCGCGGAGCAGCTCGTGGCGAACCCACGTCGTTCGTTGACGGAGATCTCCGGGCTGCTGGGATTCTCCGCACCGAGCGCCTTCTCTCGCTGGTTCAGCGAGCGATTCGGCTGCAGCCCCAGGCAGTGGCGCGTCCAGAGGACGCAGGAACAGCCCTTCGTCGGGGATTGA
- a CDS encoding long-chain fatty acid--CoA ligase, which produces MNNLAALLAESAWANGDRVAVRQDEIVLTYAQLDEASARIATLLQAKGVHPGDRVALVMPNVICFPVAYYGILRAGGVVVPMNPLLKARETAFALRDSGSRIVLTNPAFADEVTTAAADVGAACLVMDPTAFDALVQTAEPLPKVVDRAQDDTAVILYTSGTTGIPKGAELSHRNLITNAATAAETLLRVGQNDVLFGGLPLFHAFGQTCALNTAVAAGAALTLLPRFEPAKALEIMQRDAVTVFLGVPTMYTALLRTGIPGGYDLSPLRLAVSGGASLPVEVLHGFEREFDVTVLEGYGLSETSPVAAFNPPDRPRKAGSIGLAVRGVELKLVADDGAAVGQGEVGEIAIRGENIMKGYWNRPDATAEAMRGGWFHSGDLARVDEDGYYFIVDRKKDLIIRGGYNVYPREIEEVLYEHPAVAEAAVVGVPHEIHGEEVAAVVTLRDGAQTTADQIRDYIKQRVAAYKYPRIVTFADALPKGATGKILKREIVVERQELAD; this is translated from the coding sequence ATGAACAACCTCGCCGCACTCCTGGCGGAATCCGCCTGGGCCAACGGCGACCGCGTGGCCGTTCGCCAGGACGAGATCGTCCTCACCTATGCCCAACTCGACGAAGCGAGCGCCCGGATCGCCACTCTGCTGCAGGCCAAGGGCGTCCATCCGGGCGATCGCGTCGCATTGGTCATGCCCAACGTCATCTGCTTCCCGGTCGCTTACTACGGCATCCTCCGCGCCGGCGGAGTGGTGGTGCCGATGAATCCGCTGCTGAAGGCCCGTGAAACGGCCTTCGCCCTTCGGGACTCCGGGTCCCGGATCGTGTTGACGAATCCGGCGTTCGCGGACGAGGTCACGACGGCGGCAGCAGACGTGGGCGCCGCATGCCTGGTCATGGACCCGACTGCATTCGACGCCCTGGTACAGACCGCCGAACCCCTGCCCAAGGTGGTCGACCGGGCGCAGGACGACACTGCCGTGATCCTGTACACCTCGGGCACGACAGGGATCCCGAAGGGCGCCGAGCTGAGTCACCGCAACCTGATCACCAACGCGGCCACCGCTGCAGAGACGCTGCTCCGCGTCGGGCAGAACGACGTACTGTTCGGCGGTCTGCCGCTGTTCCACGCATTCGGGCAGACCTGTGCCCTCAACACTGCCGTCGCCGCGGGCGCCGCCCTGACCTTGCTGCCGCGGTTCGAGCCGGCCAAGGCGCTGGAGATCATGCAGCGGGACGCAGTAACCGTCTTCCTGGGCGTCCCCACGATGTACACGGCCCTTCTCCGCACCGGGATCCCCGGCGGTTACGACCTCTCCCCGCTGCGACTGGCGGTTTCCGGCGGAGCTTCCTTGCCGGTCGAGGTGCTGCACGGATTCGAACGGGAATTCGACGTCACCGTACTCGAAGGCTATGGGCTCTCCGAGACATCGCCGGTCGCCGCGTTCAACCCCCCGGACCGTCCACGCAAGGCCGGCTCGATCGGCCTCGCGGTCCGCGGGGTCGAACTCAAGCTCGTCGCGGACGATGGCGCCGCGGTGGGCCAGGGCGAAGTCGGTGAGATCGCGATCCGCGGCGAGAACATCATGAAGGGCTACTGGAACCGACCGGATGCGACCGCCGAGGCCATGCGGGGCGGGTGGTTCCACAGCGGCGACCTCGCCCGTGTGGACGAAGACGGCTACTACTTCATCGTCGACCGGAAGAAGGACCTCATCATCCGCGGCGGGTACAACGTCTACCCGCGCGAGATCGAGGAGGTGCTCTACGAACACCCGGCCGTGGCCGAAGCCGCGGTTGTCGGCGTGCCGCACGAGATCCACGGCGAGGAGGTGGCCGCCGTGGTGACTCTCCGGGACGGTGCACAGACCACGGCCGATCAGATACGTGACTACATCAAACAGCGGGTGGCCGCGTATAAGTACCCGCGGATCGTCACATTCGCCGACGCACTCCCCAAGGGTGCGACGGGCAAGATCCTCAAGCGTGAGATAGTCGTCGAGCGGCAGGAACTCGCGGACTGA
- a CDS encoding carboxymuconolactone decarboxylase family protein, with product MRENGSWNPLWDQLHEWDPVWTEQFMKTATAPWKSGILEPKVIELLCIAVDAACTHMYSSGVRRHIRAALELGATREEILEVLKLATVVGIHACNIGVPILAEEVTAHEQRYAGLG from the coding sequence ATGCGTGAGAATGGCAGCTGGAATCCTCTGTGGGACCAGTTGCATGAATGGGATCCCGTATGGACCGAGCAGTTCATGAAGACGGCAACGGCGCCCTGGAAAAGCGGGATACTTGAGCCGAAGGTCATTGAACTGCTCTGCATCGCGGTGGACGCCGCCTGTACTCATATGTATTCCTCTGGGGTTCGCCGCCATATACGAGCTGCGCTGGAGCTCGGTGCGACCCGGGAGGAAATCCTCGAAGTGCTCAAGCTGGCCACGGTGGTCGGAATTCACGCTTGCAATATCGGCGTTCCGATCCTCGCGGAAGAAGTCACAGCTCATGAGCAGCGGTACGCCGGTCTTGGGTGA
- a CDS encoding LysE family transporter, which yields MTVRGAGAGILNPKALLLYFSLFPHFLDPAATWPVAAQTGLLGTLHTTACALVHFTVGVLARTVLKTRLSAARVVTRTSGAIMIVIGGFLLVEHLAG from the coding sequence GTGACGGTCAGGGGAGCCGGAGCCGGCATCCTGAACCCGAAGGCGCTACTGCTGTACTTCTCGCTGTTCCCGCATTTCCTCGACCCCGCAGCCACCTGGCCGGTCGCCGCGCAGACCGGACTGCTCGGCACGCTCCACACGACCGCCTGCGCCCTCGTCCACTTCACCGTCGGCGTCCTCGCCCGCACCGTATTGAAGACCCGGCTCTCGGCGGCCCGGGTGGTCACCCGCACCTCCGGTGCCATCATGATCGTCATCGGCG